In the Gossypium arboreum isolate Shixiya-1 chromosome 10, ASM2569848v2, whole genome shotgun sequence genome, one interval contains:
- the LOC108487115 gene encoding F-box protein CPR1-like, producing the protein MSPFPTDMIPNILCRLPVKTLLRFKCVSKPWGSLIDASHFVKSHLHQSLKTNNNVKLFLDNGAEIDDNAYAVDFDSLNNLVQFPRPFTAEITKYRSRIIGSYNGLLAVYHREGGIALWNPSTRKCHYLPALDEDISMDHDTIPGYNYDNSTILGFGYDKITEDYKVVKMLRSKTQNCFKVTIYGQKSNTWRRIKDCPYDIPINYNDGAYVNNAIHWVGDEILSGRNVIFGLHLNTEEYFEVPEGKRSSEDKKCGAYYCEGFSYMNVGVLGGCLCVSRDFSSCPIEDHVNIWVMKEYGVKESWTELLYLSRNQWVTNIFHTRAVGYARDGNKVLLDDGGGQQPAWFNLEDESSHLLCIPGAPQLVSTIIYVESLVSVS; encoded by the coding sequence ATGTCACCTTTTCCGACTGATATGATTCCTAACATACTTTGTCGGCTTCCAGTGAAAACACTACTCCGCTTCAAATGTGTGTCCAAACCATGGGGTTCTCTCATAGATGCCTCACATTTTGTCAAAAGTCATCTCCATCAGTCCTTGAAAACCAACAACAATGTCAAGCTTTTCCTCGACAACGGTGCAGAAATCGACGATAATGCCTATGCGGTGGATTTCGACTCTCTCAACAACTTGGTGCAATTTCCTCGTCCATTTACAGCTGAAATCACCAAGTACCGTTCTAGAATAATCGGTTCTTACAATGGATTACTTGCTGTGTACCATCGTGAAGGAGGCATCGCTCTATGGAATCCATCAACAAGAAAATGTCATTATTTGCCAGCCTTGGATGAAGATATAAGTATGGATCATGACACCATCCCCGGATACAACTACGACAACAGCACCATACTCGGATTTGGGTATGACAAGATCACCGAAGACTATAAGGTGGTGAAAATGCTGAGATCCAAGACCCAAAACTGCTTCAAAGTTACGATTTACGGCCAGAAATCCAACACTTGGAGGAGGATTAAGGATTGCCCTTACGACATACCTATTAACTACAACGACGGGGCATACGTAAACAATGCCATTCATTGGGTAGGGGATGAAATATTGTCAGGAAGAAACGTGATATTTGGTCTTCATCTTAACACCGAGGAGTACTTCGAAGTCCCTGAAGGAAAGAGGAGCTCCGAAGACAAGAAATGCGGCGCTTATTATTGCGAGGGCTTCAGCTACATGAATGTGGGAGTGTTGGGAGGTTGTTTATGTGTTTCCCGAGATTTCTCGAGTTGTCCAATCGAAGACCACGTAAATATATGGGTGATGAAGGAGTATGGAGTGAAGGAGTCTTGGACTGAGTTGCTTTATCTGTCGAGAAATCAATGGGTGACCAATATATTTCACACCAGAGCTGTAGGGTATGCCAGGGATGGCAATAAAGTATTGCTGGATGACGGTGGAGGACAACAGCCTGCTTGGTTCAATCTAGAGGATGAAAGTAGCCACCTTCTTTGTATTCCAGGCGCACCCCAACTTGTTTCTACAATCATCTATGTTGAAAGCCTTGTTTCTGTTTCTTGA
- the LOC108488440 gene encoding uncharacterized protein LOC108488440, whose protein sequence is MANALAFSFSAPIRASSESLKRPDPSRKNPVSSSSWWTPIFGWSSNPDYLNDSNAGNTSETKPRCRYTLGSFTEEKARQLRKKTMENSSFHDMMYHSAIASRLASDISGK, encoded by the coding sequence ATGGCGAACGCTCTTGCATTCTCTTTCTCAGCCCCAATCCGGGCCTCATCCGAATCACTTAAAAGGCCCGACCCGAGTCGTAAGAATCCAGTTTCTTCATCCTCATGGTGGACCCCAATCTTCGGGTGGTCATCCAACCCCGATTACCTCAACGATAGCAATGCCGGAAACACATCGGAGACGAAGCCGAGATGCAGATACACACTGGGGAGCTTCACGGAGGAGAAAGCGAGACAACTCCGAAAGAAGACGATGGAGAACTCGTCGTTTCACGATATGATGTACCACTCGGCAATCGCGTCTCGACTGGCGTCGGATATCTCCGGGAAGTGA